One region of Salvia miltiorrhiza cultivar Shanhuang (shh) chromosome 3, IMPLAD_Smil_shh, whole genome shotgun sequence genomic DNA includes:
- the LOC131017458 gene encoding probable serine/threonine-protein kinase PBL25 — translation MGCFSCFTRRKLKGRKKNEPITRASPQPPPPVRVAKNSPVVAENKAEAEAVAVDDDGPKAFNFRELATATKNFRQECLLGDGDIGRVYKGVLQSTGQVMAVRQLDRTGAQGSKEFQAEIIKLSQLHHPNLVTIIGYCADGDQRLLVYEYLPSGSLENHLFDIPADRKPLGWPARMKIAYGIAQGLEFLHEKADPPIIYRDLKASNILLDEINNPKLSEYGLAKLLQGGSNPNVSPRMVASYGYCAPEYEMHGVVTVKADVYSFGVVLLELITGRRAFDSQRPTEEQALANWVKPFLRNPKRFPEMADPQLGNDYPLTSLNQAIGVASMCLQEEPSVRPMIADAVAALSFLAMAPPESPVPAHLVPMLSTKVNPDSL, via the exons ATGGGCTGCTTCTCGTGTTTTACGAGAAGGAAACTTAAGGGGAGGAAGAAGAATGAGCCTATAACTAGAGCTAGCCCTCAACCACCTCCTCCTG TACGTGTTGCCAAGAATTCGCCAGTAGTTGCCGAAAACAAGGCGGAAGCAGAAGCAGTAGCAGTAGATGATGATGGACCAAAAGCATTCAATTTCCGCGAACTCGCCACAGCGACGAAGAATTTTCGACAAGAATGTTTGTTGGGAGATGGTGATATTGGGAGAGTGTATAAAGGGGTTCTTCAATCTACTGGCCAG GTCATGGCTGTTAGGCAGCTAGATAGAACTGGAGCACAAGGAAGCAAAGAATTTCAAGcagaaataattaaattaagtcAGCTTCATCACCCAAATCTGGTGACAATAATTGGATATTGTGCTGATGGAGATCAAAGGCTTCTGGTTTACGAATACTTGCCATCCGGTTCCTTGGAAAATCATTTATTTG ATATTCCAGCTGATCGAAAGCCATTAGGGTGGCCTGCGAGGATGAAGATCGCATACGGCATAGCTCAAGGGCTGGAGTTTCTGCACGAGAAGGCCGACCCGCCCATCATATACCGCGATTTGAAGGCATCCAACATCTTGCTGGACGAGATCAACAATCCGAAGCTGTCGGAATACGGGCTGGCCAAGCTCCTTCAGGGCGGCAGCAACCCCAACGTGTCGCCCAGGATGGTCGCATCTTATGGCTATTGTGCGCCCGAGTACGAGATGCACGGCGTGGTCACCGTGAAGGCCGATGTCTACAGCTTTGGCGTCGTCCTGCTCGAGCTGATCACGGGTCGGAGGGCCTTCGACAGCCAGAGGCCCACGGAGGAGCAAGCTCTCGCAAATTGG GTGAAACCGTTTCTCAGAAACCCTAAAAGGTTTCCTGAGATGGCGGATCCACAACTAGGAAACGACTACCCTCTAACAAGCTTGAATCAGGCAATTGGGGTGGCATCGATGTGCCTTCAGGAGGAGCCATCCGTACGGCCTATGATCGCAGATGCCGTGGCTGCATTGAGTTTTTTGGCAATGGCTCCTCCGGAGTCGCCCGTTCCAGCTCATCTTGTTCCAATGTTATCAACCAAAGTTAATCCAGATAGTTTGTAA
- the LOC131017461 gene encoding uncharacterized protein LOC131017461, translating to MPPKRGRPVRNNNNRRNHNVVPEEPQDAQGHNPPPPPPTRRVEELFLRQNPPTFDGTSEPAEAEIWVRAMERIFNFLRCTDEERLSCVSFQLTGSADFWWEARRKILTPEQWAIYTWEDFKTGLYDKYIPKSYRKKKEAEFYELKQGKKSVVEYDKEFCNLSRFAPQQVDTDEKMAEKFCAGLRHEIRMTLASHGGLSYTESLNRALDIEAAMPSDKSAPPFISTPNDLPAASHTLKGKRKWDNNEDNINQTNKTMSQENERAEQYVQQRHEAQTNLEPTGGNQGQKGISPCPNCGKMHRGICRAGTNGCYNCGQKGHYSTQCPNRQRGSAIGNTHTPLPAIRGHLRNQSQSH from the coding sequence atgccgcctaagagaggacgccctgtgagaaacaataacaatcgcagaaaccataACGTTGTAccagaagaaccacaagatgctcaaGGACATAACCCACCccctccgcccccaactaggagagtcgaagaactctttttaaggcagaacccacctacgtttgacggaacgagtgaaccggctgaagctgagatttgggtgcgtgccatggaacgcatcttcaactttctacgttgtactgatgaggagcgcctatcttgcgtctcgttccagctaacaggatcagcggatttctggtgggaagcacgtcgaaaaattctgacaccaGAACAATGGGCAATttacacttgggaagattttaagacaggattatatgataaatatattccgaaaagctataggaagaagaaagaagctgagttctacgagttaaagcaaggaaagaaatctgtggttgaatacgacaaggaattctgcaacctgtctaggtttgctccgcaacaagtggacacagatgagaagatggcagagaaattttgtgccggtctgcgACACGAAATTAGGATGACTCTAGCgagccacggaggactctcatacacggagtctctgaacagggcacttgacattgaagctgcgATGCCGTCGGACAAGTCCGCCCCACCGTTTATCTCGACGCCAAACGACTTACCGGCAGCCTCACATACGCTCAAAGGGAAacgcaagtgggacaacaatgaagacaatatcaatcagactaATAAGACAATGTCGCAAGAAAATGAACGGGCTGAACAGTATGTTCAACAAAggcacgaggcacagactaatCTCGAGCCAACTGGAGGTAACCAAGGTCAGaaaggaatttcaccttgcccaaattgcggtaagatgcataggggtatctgtcgggctggaactaacggttgttacaattgtggccaaaaaggtcactactccacgcaatgccccaacagacaacgaggttcagcaattgggaacacccacacccccttgccagcaatacgtggacacttgcgaaatcagtCTCAATCACAttag